A window of the Juglans microcarpa x Juglans regia isolate MS1-56 chromosome 5D, Jm3101_v1.0, whole genome shotgun sequence genome harbors these coding sequences:
- the LOC121264907 gene encoding putative receptor protein kinase ZmPK1: MRYRTSPSSTSFLSFFISIFFLSFATVATHEFLQRGSSYSVEAATDLLTSPDKSFTCGFYEVGENAYCFSIWFTNSKERTDVVWMANKERPVNGRGSRISLQRDGAFVLIDVDGSKVWETNTSSADVERAELLDGNLAVKDPHGKILWQSFDFPTDTLLPNQPFTKSKKLVSTIGRRSYYSGYFSFYFGSDNVLRLIYDGPDISSLYWPNPDYTLFQNGRTNYNSSRTAVLDEMASFLSSDRLQFSATDMGFGVKRRLTIDYDGNLRLYSLDNLSGLWVITWKALAEQCNVHGIGGRNGICVYTPQPKCSCAPGYDIIDESNWNKGCKPKFNQASSQAENVKFVELSHVDFYGFDLNYSEQVSINSCRKLCLEDCRCEAFSYRLTGQGLCYTKSALFNDYRSPNFPGSIYLKLPANLETAEPNILTVASPICKSRESKNLIGSVSMYNNSSKRMRWVYLYWFVSTIAAVEVLLIVLGWYFLSRGHGVPASLEDGYRVIASQFRKFSYAELVKATKKFKEVQGRGVSGAVYKGVLADERVVAVKRLKDMSQGEDLFWAELSTIGKIHHMNLVRMWGFCSEHRHRLIVFEYIENGSLYKHLFSSNFLGWKERFKVALGTAKGLAYLHHECLEWVIHCDVKPENILLGSDFEPKIADFGLAKLSQRGSPSSELSQVRGTKGYMAPEWASNLPITAKVDVYSYGVVILEIVKGIRLSTWVLEDGEKLSRLVSTVKGKIRCGEDSWIDDIVDPRLQGQFSRKQAEAIVQIGISCVEEDRSKRPTMDSVAQVLLECENEE; encoded by the coding sequence ATGAGATACCGGACCTCTCCATCTTCTACTAGTTTCctcagtttttttatttccattttcttcctctcttttgcAACTGTAGCAACCCATGAATTTTTGCAAAGAGGGTCTTCTTACTCAGTTGAGGCTGCAACAGACCTCCTGACCTCCCCAGACAAGTCATTTACCTGTGGCTTCTATGAGGTGGGAGAAAATGCTTACTGCTTTTCTATTTGGTTTACCAATTCCAAGGAGAGAACCGACGTTGTTTGGATGGCCAACAAAGAAAGACCCGTCAATGGCAGAGGATCCAGAATTTCATTGCAGCGAGACGGTGCATTCGTCCTTATCGATGTCGACGGCTCGAAGGTGTGGGAGACCAACACCAGCTCCGCTGATGTTGAGAGAGCTGAGCTTTTGGATGGGAACCTTGCTGTAAAAGATCCACATGGTAAAATCCTATGGCAAAGCTTTGATTTTCCTACTGATACTCTTCTTCCTAACCAACCCTTCACAAAGAGCAAGAAATTGGTTTCTACTATAGGAAGACGATCTTATTATTCTGGATattttagtttctattttggTAGCGATAACGtgttgaggttgatttatgaTGGGCCTGATATTTCAAGCTTGTATTGGCCTAATCCTGATTACACACTGTTTCAAAATGGAAGAACAAATTATAATAGTAGCAGAACCGCTGTTTTAGATGAAATGGCTAGTTTCTTATCCAGTGACCGGTTGCAGTTCAGTGCTACTGACATGGGTTTTGGGGTTAAAAGGAGGCTGACAATTGATTATGATGGAAACCTTCGACTATATAGCTTAGATAATTTGTCTGGATTGTGGGTGATTACATGGAAAGCTCTCGCTGAGCAGTGCAACGTGCATGGGATAGGTGGGAGAAATGGGATTTGTGTTTATACCCCACAACCCAAGTGCTCCTGTGCTCCTGGCTATGATATCATTGATGAAAGTAATTGGAACAAAGGTTGCAAGCCTAAGTTCAATCAGGCCAGCAGCCAAGCTGAGAATGTGAAATTTGTGGAGCTTTCACATGTAGATTTCTATGGATTTGATCTCAATTATAGTGAACAAGTTTCAATCAACTCTTGCAGAAAACTCTGCTTAGAGGACTGCCGTTGTGAAGCATTTAGCTATAGGTTAACGGGGCAAGGGCTTTGTTACACAAAAAGTGCACTTTTTAATGACTACAGGTCCCCCAACTTTCCGGGCAGTATATATCTGAAATTGCCAGCAAATTTGGAAACAGCAGAACCCAACATTCTTACTGTTGCCAGTCCAATATGCAAGAGCCGTGAATCTAAAAATTTGATAGGGTCTGTTTCAATGTATAACAACAGTTCAAAGAGGATGAGATGGGTTTATCTTTACTGGTTTGTTTCTACAATTGCTGCAGTTGAAGTTCTCCTCATAGTATTAGGTTGGTATTTCCTTTCTAGGGGACATGGTGTGCCTGCTTCGTTGGAAGATGGTTACCGTGTGATAGCAAGTCAGTTCAGGAAGTTTAGTTATGCTGAACTCGTAAAAGCAACCAAGAAGTTCAAGGAAGTGCAGGGGAGAGGAGTCTCGGGGGCTGTATATAAGGGTGTTTTGGCGGATGAAAGGGTTGTGGCTGTGAAGAGATTGAAAGATATGTCTCAAGGGGAAGACTTGTTTTGGGCAGAATTGAGTACTATTGGGAAAATCCATCACATGAACCTTGTTAGAATGTGGGGATTTTGTTCAGAACATAGGCACAGACTCATAGTGTTTGAGTACATAGAGAACGGGTCATTGTACAAGCACTTATTCTCCTCTAATTTTCTTGGATGGAAAGAGAGGTTTAAAGTGGCATTAGGAACAGCTAAGGGTTTGGCCTATCTTCATCATGAATGTCTAGAATGGGTTATCCATTGTGATGTGAAGCCTGAAAATATACTCCTAGGCAGTGACTTTGAACCAAAGATTGCAGATTTTGGGCTAGCAAAACTGTCTCAAAGGGGAAGCCCCAGCTCAGAACTCTCTCAAGTCCGAGGTACAAAAGGATACATGGCTCCGGAATGGGCTTCAAATCTTCCTATAACAGCAAAAGTTGATGTTTATAGTTATGGGGTTGTGATTTTAGAGATAGTGAAGGGAATTCGGCTCTCAACTTGGGTGTTGGAGGATGGTGAGAAGTTGTCGAGGCTTGTTAGCACAGTGAAAGGGAAAATTCGATGCGGAGAAGACTCTTGGATAGATGATATAGTGGATCCAAGATTGCAAGGTCAGTTTAGCAGGAAACAGGCAGAAGCAATTGTTCAAATTGGCATTTCCTGTGTGGAGGAAGATAGAAGCAAAAGACCAACAATGGATTCTGTAGCCCAAGTTCTACTAGAATGTGAAAATGAAGAGTAA